A window from Polyangium spumosum encodes these proteins:
- a CDS encoding oxygenase MpaB family protein, translated as MTRADLERCLDLVKGSVNEPRVGLFGPTSLTWHIGREGVVFLAGGAAALLQLAHPFVAYGVFEHSVTREDTFGRFLRTFENVYAMIFGPLDRALRSARAVHTIHERVTGVITEAAGPWPAGARYHANDEGALRWVYATLIMNAVRSYELVLRPLEAWEKDAYYAESRRFALLFGLEAEDLPEDFAAFEQQYEDMLRSGSLVVTPPARELADYLLAPPHPALGLAWRWYSMMTASLLPEPLREGFGLVFGPREQARVEASIEAIRRAYPRIPARLRHVPAFTAAERRLASGDAYVREPSTGRPFLLKLLLRMSRASVSTF; from the coding sequence GTGACGAGGGCAGATCTCGAGCGGTGCCTCGACCTCGTGAAGGGCTCGGTGAACGAGCCTCGTGTGGGCCTGTTCGGCCCCACGAGCCTCACCTGGCACATCGGGCGCGAGGGCGTGGTGTTCCTCGCGGGCGGCGCGGCCGCGCTCTTGCAGCTCGCGCATCCGTTCGTCGCGTACGGCGTCTTCGAACACTCCGTCACGCGTGAGGACACCTTCGGCCGCTTCTTGCGCACGTTCGAGAACGTCTACGCGATGATCTTCGGCCCGCTCGATCGCGCCCTCCGCTCGGCGCGCGCCGTGCACACGATCCACGAGCGCGTGACCGGCGTGATCACGGAGGCCGCCGGCCCCTGGCCCGCGGGCGCGCGGTACCACGCGAACGACGAGGGCGCGCTGCGCTGGGTCTACGCGACCTTGATCATGAACGCGGTGCGCTCCTACGAGCTCGTCCTTCGCCCGCTCGAGGCCTGGGAGAAGGACGCGTATTACGCGGAGTCGCGGCGCTTCGCGCTCCTCTTCGGGCTCGAAGCCGAGGACCTCCCGGAGGACTTCGCCGCATTCGAGCAGCAGTACGAGGACATGCTCCGCTCGGGCTCCCTCGTCGTCACGCCGCCTGCGCGCGAGCTCGCGGACTACCTCCTCGCGCCGCCGCACCCTGCGCTCGGTCTGGCCTGGCGCTGGTACTCCATGATGACCGCGTCCCTCCTGCCCGAGCCGCTGCGGGAAGGGTTCGGCCTCGTGTTCGGGCCGCGCGAGCAGGCGCGCGTCGAGGCCTCGATCGAGGCGATCCGCCGCGCCTACCCGCGCATCCCCGCCCGGCTCCGCCACGTCCCCGCCTTCACCGCGGCCGAGCGCCGGCTCGCCTCGGGTGACGCCTACGTCCGCGAGCCGAGCACCGGCCGCCCCTTCTTGCTCAAGCTCCTCCTGCGCATGAGCCGCGCCAGCGTCTCCACCTTCTAA
- a CDS encoding HEAT repeat domain-containing protein encodes MTARRAPDFRLEDAIRDPGFSPRRGDAAALCELVAAEGELADDAERSLLRLGAEAARVAMERARAAEAKARARLVAFVGKVAATEDAPELSAFLIDALGDADPRARRFAANALGKRKSPEAAAALAAALAVESDAPARRVIASALGKTGGDEAARALRELDTGGDELLARATAKASLMAQRTAGRDVPSSFEVDKPAPSPVPVALHCRAGLASILVREIDVRLAPRVAPDGEGDRVLATLIGPPARLFQARTMLFFGFPLPPVPLGPSGDVAEAVAAALTSPEALRLLEHFTAGPIRFRIAWAGGGKRRASIWRAAEVIAAANPKLVNDPTESTWEALVHELPERKAIEVELCPRVADPRFTYRGRDVPAASHPTIAAALVRVAGVRPEDVVWDPFVGSGTELCERALAGPYARLLGTDTSASALEAARQNLAAIGIQDAVLARGDALSFVPRGAPPTLVLTNPPMGRRVLRGIDLRVFFDRFLEHVASVLEPGGRIAWISPLPADSARAARELGLDRAFAQRVDMGGFDAEIQLLVSTRRGRPRAPGWR; translated from the coding sequence ATGACGGCGCGCAGAGCTCCGGATTTCCGGCTGGAAGACGCGATCCGGGATCCCGGCTTCTCGCCGCGCAGGGGCGACGCGGCCGCGCTCTGCGAGCTCGTCGCAGCCGAAGGAGAGCTCGCGGACGACGCGGAGCGATCGCTCTTGCGGCTCGGCGCGGAGGCCGCCCGCGTCGCGATGGAGCGAGCACGCGCGGCCGAGGCGAAGGCGCGCGCGCGGCTCGTCGCGTTCGTCGGGAAGGTCGCGGCCACCGAGGACGCGCCCGAGCTCTCGGCGTTCCTGATCGACGCGCTCGGCGACGCGGATCCACGGGCGCGCCGCTTCGCCGCGAACGCGCTCGGCAAGCGCAAGAGCCCCGAGGCCGCCGCCGCGCTCGCCGCCGCGCTCGCCGTGGAGAGCGACGCGCCGGCCCGTCGCGTGATCGCCTCGGCGCTCGGAAAAACCGGGGGCGATGAAGCCGCCCGCGCGCTGCGAGAGCTCGACACGGGCGGCGACGAGCTGCTCGCGCGGGCCACGGCGAAGGCCTCGCTCATGGCGCAGCGGACCGCGGGCCGCGACGTCCCCTCGTCCTTCGAGGTCGACAAGCCGGCGCCCTCGCCCGTGCCGGTCGCGCTCCACTGCCGCGCGGGCCTCGCCTCCATCCTGGTACGCGAGATCGACGTCAGGCTCGCGCCTCGCGTCGCGCCGGACGGCGAGGGGGATCGTGTCCTCGCCACGCTCATCGGCCCGCCCGCGCGCCTCTTCCAGGCGAGGACCATGCTCTTCTTCGGCTTCCCGCTCCCGCCCGTGCCGCTCGGGCCCTCGGGCGACGTCGCCGAGGCCGTCGCGGCTGCCCTCACGTCGCCCGAGGCTCTCCGCCTGCTCGAGCACTTCACGGCCGGCCCCATCCGCTTCCGCATCGCCTGGGCCGGCGGCGGCAAGCGCCGCGCGAGCATCTGGCGCGCGGCCGAGGTGATCGCGGCGGCGAACCCGAAGCTCGTCAACGACCCCACCGAGAGCACCTGGGAGGCGCTCGTGCACGAGCTGCCCGAGCGCAAGGCGATCGAGGTCGAGCTCTGCCCGCGGGTCGCCGATCCACGCTTCACCTACCGCGGGCGCGACGTGCCCGCGGCCTCGCACCCGACGATCGCCGCCGCGCTCGTGCGGGTCGCGGGCGTTCGGCCCGAAGACGTCGTGTGGGACCCGTTCGTCGGTTCGGGCACCGAGCTCTGCGAGCGCGCGCTCGCCGGCCCCTACGCGCGGCTGCTCGGCACGGACACGTCGGCTTCGGCGCTCGAAGCGGCCCGCCAGAACCTCGCGGCGATCGGCATTCAGGACGCCGTGCTCGCGCGCGGCGACGCGCTCTCGTTCGTGCCGCGCGGCGCGCCGCCGACGCTCGTCCTGACGAACCCGCCGATGGGCCGGCGCGTGCTGCGCGGGATCGATCTGCGCGTGTTCTTCGATCGATTCCTCGAGCACGTCGCGTCCGTCCTCGAGCCGGGAGGTCGAATCGCGTGGATCTCGCCGCTCCCCGCCGACAGCGCGCGCGCCGCGCGGGAGCTCGGGCTCGATCGGGCCTTCGCTCAGCGCGTCGACATGGGCGGCTTCGACGCGGAGATCCAGCTCCTCGTGAGCACGCGCCGGGGCAGGCCCCGCGCCCCGGGCTGGCGGTGA
- a CDS encoding XdhC family protein — MPFRHRFRRSLPFLPPLPPLHSAYPVLDVSAVIPRTAPPAEVLRAALDALERGERVVVATVIARQGSAPCTPGQKLALFQAGAAIGTVGGGAVEKAVLRAMADALAAAAPPPRVDTFRLGPSLGMCCGGSAEILIEPLSPDLAVLVVGAGHVGVYLAPLLASLGFGVTLCDAREVAADPARLPRPPGGAEASPRLRLLQAEHDDPEVRASLPADLGRAAALVMTHDHQLDQAVIEWALGVGFGFVGGVGSRAKAARTRARLEAKGASAADITRVRMPLGVDVGARSPAEIGVAIAAELVSWRAGLNGSRRGARASGHGEIEKEEDA, encoded by the coding sequence GTGCCCTTTCGCCACCGGTTCCGGCGTTCATTGCCTTTCCTGCCCCCCCTTCCGCCGCTACACTCGGCGTATCCGGTGCTCGACGTATCTGCCGTCATCCCTCGCACCGCGCCTCCGGCCGAGGTGCTGCGGGCCGCGCTCGATGCGCTCGAGCGAGGCGAACGTGTCGTCGTCGCCACCGTGATCGCCCGGCAGGGCTCCGCGCCTTGCACGCCTGGGCAGAAGCTCGCGCTCTTCCAGGCCGGCGCGGCCATCGGCACCGTGGGCGGCGGCGCCGTCGAGAAAGCCGTCCTCCGGGCGATGGCCGACGCGCTCGCCGCGGCCGCGCCTCCTCCGCGCGTCGACACCTTCCGCCTCGGGCCCTCGCTCGGCATGTGTTGCGGCGGCTCCGCCGAGATCCTGATCGAGCCCCTCTCGCCCGACCTCGCGGTGCTCGTGGTCGGCGCCGGGCACGTCGGCGTTTACCTCGCGCCGCTGCTCGCCTCGCTCGGCTTTGGCGTGACGCTCTGCGACGCACGCGAGGTCGCGGCGGATCCCGCGCGTTTGCCGCGTCCGCCCGGCGGCGCCGAGGCCTCGCCGCGCTTGCGCCTGCTCCAGGCCGAGCACGACGATCCCGAGGTCCGCGCCTCGCTCCCCGCGGATCTCGGCCGCGCCGCGGCGCTCGTCATGACGCACGACCACCAGCTCGATCAGGCGGTGATCGAGTGGGCGCTCGGCGTGGGCTTCGGTTTCGTCGGGGGCGTCGGCAGCCGCGCGAAGGCGGCGAGGACGCGGGCGCGGCTCGAGGCCAAGGGCGCCTCGGCGGCGGACATCACGCGCGTCCGCATGCCGCTCGGCGTGGACGTGGGCGCGCGCAGCCCTGCCGAGATCGGCGTCGCGATCGCGGCCGAGCTCGTGTCGTGGCGCGCGGGTTTGAACGGCAGCCGCCGCGGCGCGCGGGCCTCGGGCCACGGCGAGATCGAGAAGGAAGAGGACGCATGA
- a CDS encoding nucleotidyltransferase family protein, translating to MTNTVSIVLAAGKGLRLGGPKALLLWPGAPGQKPRPLAIAHAEARLSAESSRVVVVARKPIVQALIPFVRPGLDLLVSNAADDLGPAGSIAAAAERVGADDRVLVCPVDTLPARAATTAALLSALGADGAPPLATRPRHGGRAGHPVALQGRALDRYRQPNPPPLRDHLHALGGDLRDVDVDDADVLVDINTPAEAMRYLRAPPAFLGE from the coding sequence ATGACGAATACCGTGTCGATCGTGCTCGCGGCCGGGAAAGGTCTGCGCCTCGGCGGGCCCAAGGCGCTGCTCCTCTGGCCCGGCGCGCCCGGGCAGAAGCCGCGTCCGCTCGCGATCGCGCACGCCGAGGCCCGGCTCTCGGCCGAGTCCTCGCGGGTCGTCGTCGTCGCGCGCAAGCCCATCGTGCAGGCGCTCATCCCGTTCGTTCGTCCGGGCCTCGACCTGCTGGTCTCGAACGCGGCCGACGACCTCGGCCCCGCGGGCTCCATCGCCGCGGCGGCGGAGCGCGTCGGCGCGGACGATCGTGTGCTCGTGTGTCCCGTCGACACCTTGCCTGCCCGCGCGGCGACCACGGCGGCCTTGCTCTCGGCCCTCGGCGCGGACGGCGCGCCTCCGCTCGCGACGCGCCCGCGTCACGGCGGCCGCGCGGGGCACCCCGTCGCGCTGCAGGGCCGCGCGCTCGATCGGTATCGCCAGCCGAACCCGCCGCCGCTGCGAGATCACCTCCACGCGCTCGGCGGCGACCTTCGTGACGTCGACGTCGACGACGCCGACGTGCTCGTGGACATCAACACGCCTGCCGAGGCGATGCGGTACCTGCGCGCGCCGCCCGCGTTCCTCGGTGAGTAG
- a CDS encoding ADP-ribosylglycohydrolase family protein: protein MGETSGTRRAWARGTLLGLAVGDALGTTLEFKACEAPPFPELAKGPHTGVTGGGPFGVAPGQVTDDTQMATCLALSFKAHGRFHAPDVAQRYVDWIPHAFDIGNLTHASLSMITRGVSLGEASRRAWLHSERRTAGNGSLMRIAPLGVALAQSPEARRLAALADSAITHYDPRCRITCAALCAAIAAAGAGRTSATDMFEAARAEVEAAAATLIDLVPTDGRDVEAALAALRKDLELAVRDDPELYGPELHIHQHEGFVRVAFRLSFWELLHAPSYEAALIDAVNRGGDADTNGAITGALLGARFGEDAIPAAWRERVLGALQDGPPSALRDVYHPRRLLELADGL from the coding sequence GTGGGAGAGACGTCTGGAACCCGGCGCGCTTGGGCGCGCGGCACCTTGCTCGGGCTCGCGGTCGGCGATGCGCTCGGCACGACGCTCGAGTTCAAGGCCTGCGAGGCGCCGCCCTTCCCCGAGCTCGCGAAGGGCCCGCACACGGGCGTCACGGGTGGTGGTCCTTTTGGTGTCGCCCCGGGGCAGGTCACCGACGACACGCAGATGGCCACGTGCCTCGCGCTCTCCTTCAAGGCGCACGGGCGGTTTCACGCGCCCGACGTCGCGCAGCGCTACGTCGACTGGATCCCGCACGCCTTCGACATCGGCAACCTCACGCACGCCTCGCTCTCGATGATCACGCGCGGCGTCTCCCTCGGCGAGGCCTCGCGCCGCGCCTGGCTCCACTCCGAGCGCAGGACCGCGGGCAACGGCTCGCTCATGCGGATCGCGCCCCTCGGCGTCGCGCTCGCGCAGAGCCCCGAAGCGCGCCGCCTCGCCGCGCTCGCCGACAGCGCGATCACCCACTACGACCCGCGTTGCCGCATCACCTGCGCCGCGCTCTGCGCCGCGATCGCCGCGGCTGGCGCGGGCCGGACCTCGGCGACGGACATGTTCGAAGCGGCGCGGGCCGAGGTCGAGGCGGCGGCCGCGACGCTCATCGATCTCGTCCCCACGGACGGCCGTGACGTCGAGGCGGCGCTCGCCGCGCTGCGCAAGGACCTCGAGCTCGCTGTGCGGGACGATCCCGAGCTCTACGGCCCCGAGCTCCACATCCACCAGCACGAAGGGTTCGTCCGCGTGGCGTTCCGCCTCTCGTTCTGGGAGCTCCTGCACGCTCCCTCCTACGAGGCCGCGCTGATCGACGCCGTCAACCGCGGCGGTGACGCCGACACGAACGGCGCCATCACGGGCGCGCTCCTCGGCGCTCGTTTCGGCGAGGACGCGATCCCGGCGGCGTGGCGCGAGCGTGTCCTCGGCGCGCTCCAGGACGGCCCGCCGAGCGCGCTGCGTGACGTCTACCATCCGCGCCGCCTGCTCGAGCTCGCGGACGGGCTGTAG
- a CDS encoding xanthine dehydrogenase family protein molybdopterin-binding subunit, with the protein MPRTDGAAKVTGRAAYVDDLPREPGELFGATVRSPVPRARLRGVTLDPSFDWSDVTVVRASDLVVNEVQCISAEQPILAASEIRHAYEPVVLLACADKRKLAQAVRAVKLDLEPLAPVLDPEQSFAKVDVIWGEDNVHKRFSITKGRADLPDPSASAAAIEAAISGCEVVVRGRYTTHHQEQLYIEPQGVIARWDERGVHVTGSLQCPYYVSKALVHAFGLPAERVNVTQAVTGGGFGGKEEYPSVLALHAAALAQKSGKPVRLIYDRKEDIEATTKRHPAICEIVSGCDRDGTLRALSIRILMDGGAYMTLTPVVLSRGALHAAGVYRWDDVRIDAIAVATNTPPNGAFRGFGAPQTIWAIERHLDRVARELGRDPVDLKAQNMLREGDTTATGQILRGSVGVAECVEKALAASGYKDKRQAPPVVRGRVARGIGASVFMHGAGFTGSGEKYLKGRVAIDLLPGGRLRIRTASTDIGQGTETVFRQIAADAAGVGIEDVDFAVPATPYVPDSGPTVASRTVMVVGGIVERAAREIAARVHAEQETGGGDFAAAADHLLSKEPEVTALVQYEHPGWVTWDDVTYKGDAYPVYGYACDVAEVEVDLDTLEVTVTGFWSATDVGKAIHPVMCKGQIEGGSLQAIGWALWEDVVWKDGLILNPRMTNYIIPTALDAPPMHVDLVEAPYAYGPGGGAKGVGELPMDGGAPAIAAAIEHATGIVSRDLPLLPERLLELQNAQKG; encoded by the coding sequence GTGCCTCGCACCGACGGTGCGGCCAAGGTGACGGGGCGCGCCGCGTACGTCGACGACCTCCCGCGTGAGCCCGGTGAGCTCTTCGGCGCCACCGTGCGTAGCCCCGTCCCGCGGGCCCGCCTCCGCGGCGTCACCCTCGATCCTTCGTTCGACTGGAGCGACGTCACCGTCGTGCGCGCCTCGGATCTCGTGGTGAACGAGGTCCAGTGTATCTCGGCCGAGCAGCCCATCCTCGCGGCCTCGGAGATCCGCCACGCCTACGAGCCCGTCGTCCTCCTCGCGTGCGCGGACAAACGCAAGCTCGCGCAGGCCGTGCGCGCCGTGAAGCTCGACCTCGAGCCGCTCGCGCCCGTCCTCGACCCCGAGCAATCCTTCGCCAAGGTCGACGTCATCTGGGGCGAGGACAACGTCCACAAGCGCTTCTCCATCACCAAGGGCCGCGCCGACCTCCCCGATCCGAGCGCGAGCGCCGCCGCGATCGAGGCCGCCATCTCCGGCTGCGAGGTCGTCGTCCGCGGCCGCTACACGACGCACCACCAGGAGCAGCTCTACATCGAGCCGCAGGGCGTCATCGCTCGCTGGGACGAGCGCGGCGTGCACGTCACCGGATCCCTCCAGTGCCCGTATTACGTCAGCAAGGCGCTCGTGCACGCCTTCGGCCTACCTGCCGAACGCGTGAACGTCACGCAGGCCGTCACCGGCGGCGGGTTCGGCGGCAAGGAAGAGTATCCCTCGGTCCTCGCCCTCCACGCCGCGGCGCTCGCGCAGAAGAGCGGCAAGCCCGTGCGTTTGATCTACGACCGCAAGGAGGACATCGAGGCGACCACCAAGCGTCACCCGGCCATCTGCGAGATCGTCAGCGGCTGCGATCGTGACGGCACGCTCCGCGCCCTCTCCATCCGCATCCTCATGGATGGCGGCGCGTACATGACGCTCACGCCCGTCGTCCTCTCGCGCGGCGCCCTGCACGCGGCCGGCGTCTACCGCTGGGACGACGTGCGCATCGACGCCATCGCCGTCGCCACGAACACCCCGCCGAACGGCGCCTTCCGCGGCTTCGGCGCGCCGCAGACCATCTGGGCGATCGAGCGGCACCTCGATCGTGTCGCCAGGGAGCTCGGCCGCGACCCGGTGGACCTCAAGGCGCAGAACATGCTGCGCGAGGGCGACACCACCGCGACGGGCCAGATCCTGCGCGGCTCGGTCGGCGTCGCCGAGTGCGTCGAGAAGGCCCTCGCGGCGAGCGGGTACAAGGACAAACGCCAGGCGCCTCCCGTCGTCCGCGGCCGTGTCGCGCGGGGCATCGGCGCGAGCGTCTTCATGCACGGCGCGGGCTTCACCGGATCGGGCGAGAAGTACCTCAAGGGGCGCGTCGCCATCGATCTGCTCCCCGGCGGCCGCCTCCGCATCCGCACCGCCTCCACCGACATCGGCCAGGGCACCGAGACCGTCTTCCGCCAGATCGCCGCCGACGCCGCGGGTGTTGGGATCGAGGACGTCGACTTCGCCGTCCCTGCGACCCCGTACGTCCCCGACTCCGGCCCCACGGTCGCGTCGCGCACCGTCATGGTCGTCGGCGGCATCGTCGAGCGCGCCGCCCGCGAGATCGCGGCCCGCGTCCACGCCGAGCAAGAGACGGGAGGTGGCGACTTTGCCGCCGCCGCCGATCATTTGCTCTCCAAGGAACCCGAGGTCACCGCGCTCGTGCAGTACGAGCACCCCGGCTGGGTCACCTGGGACGACGTCACGTACAAGGGCGACGCGTACCCCGTGTACGGCTACGCGTGTGACGTCGCCGAGGTCGAGGTCGATCTCGACACGCTCGAGGTCACGGTCACGGGCTTCTGGTCCGCGACGGACGTGGGCAAGGCGATCCACCCCGTCATGTGCAAGGGCCAGATCGAGGGCGGCAGCCTCCAGGCGATCGGCTGGGCGCTCTGGGAGGACGTCGTCTGGAAAGACGGCCTCATCCTGAACCCGCGCATGACGAACTACATCATCCCGACCGCGCTCGACGCCCCGCCGATGCACGTCGACCTCGTCGAGGCCCCGTATGCGTACGGCCCCGGCGGCGGCGCCAAGGGCGTCGGCGAGCTGCCCATGGACGGCGGCGCGCCGGCGATCGCCGCGGCGATCGAGCACGCGACGGGCATTGTTTCTCGCGATCTACCCCTCTTGCCCGAGCGCCTGCTCGAGCTCCAGAACGCGCAAAAGGGCTGA
- the gloA gene encoding lactoylglutathione lyase, with product MRILHTMLRVGDLDRSLAFYQDVLGMKLIRRRDYPEGRFTLAFVGYGDESETAVLELTHNWDTKSYDLGTGYGHIAIQVDDAAKACDEARKRGGKVTREAGPMKHGTTVIAFVEDPDGYKIEFIQRKVEE from the coding sequence ATGCGAATCCTCCACACCATGCTCCGCGTCGGCGATCTCGACCGATCGCTCGCGTTTTACCAGGACGTCCTCGGCATGAAGCTCATCCGCCGGCGGGACTACCCCGAGGGCCGGTTCACGCTCGCGTTCGTCGGGTACGGCGACGAGTCGGAGACGGCGGTCCTCGAGCTCACGCACAACTGGGACACGAAGAGCTACGACCTCGGCACGGGGTACGGCCACATCGCGATCCAGGTCGACGACGCGGCGAAGGCCTGCGACGAGGCGCGAAAGCGCGGCGGCAAGGTCACGCGCGAGGCGGGGCCGATGAAACACGGCACCACCGTGATCGCGTTCGTCGAGGATCCGGACGGCTACAAGATCGAGTTCATCCAGCGCAAGGTGGAGGAGTAA
- a CDS encoding (2Fe-2S)-binding protein, with translation MKITLTLNGHAREVDLPPLVRLLDALRGPLGLPGTKEGCGEGECGSCTVLLDGEPVNACLVSIGQCEGRAVTTVEGLSDATHLAPLARCFVDHGGAQCGICTPGMLVSAEALLARRPEPSDEEIREAIAGNLCRCTGYQRIVDSIREAARERREAGGAA, from the coding sequence TTGAAGATCACGCTCACCCTCAACGGCCACGCGCGCGAGGTCGATCTGCCGCCGCTCGTGCGTCTGCTCGACGCGCTCCGGGGTCCGCTCGGCCTGCCGGGGACCAAGGAGGGCTGCGGCGAGGGCGAGTGTGGCTCGTGCACGGTCCTGCTCGACGGCGAGCCCGTGAACGCGTGCCTCGTCTCGATCGGCCAGTGCGAGGGGCGCGCCGTCACCACCGTCGAGGGCCTCTCGGACGCCACGCACCTCGCCCCGCTCGCGCGTTGCTTCGTCGATCACGGCGGCGCGCAGTGCGGCATCTGCACGCCTGGCATGCTCGTCTCGGCCGAGGCCTTGCTCGCGCGCCGGCCCGAGCCCAGCGACGAGGAGATCCGCGAGGCCATCGCGGGCAACCTCTGCCGCTGCACCGGCTACCAGCGTATCGTCGACAGCATCCGCGAGGCGGCGCGCGAGCGTCGGGAAGCGGGAGGCGCGGCGTGA
- a CDS encoding FAD binding domain-containing protein, translating into MSLADLPSHTMQRAASLDALCGLLAERHARGEGTVLLAGGTDWVVEQELKPPRGDGAPLPLVVDISRMDELRGISLTRGLLRIGAATTYLEIRQNPAVIERTPLLVAMARELGALQIQARGTLGGNLATASPAADGVAALAAYDATVVVKSVRGERRIPFSSLQTGYKQGTRAPDEVIVAVEIAVPPEGSPWFWRKVGTRRAQAISKVALAGIAARSEDRAVRFGLGMASVAPVTATLLQTRALVLSRPLPAITAQDLDAAVLSDIAPLSDVRSTREYRLHAAKAVVRGFLRDLGAPV; encoded by the coding sequence GTGAGCCTCGCGGATCTGCCCTCGCACACGATGCAGCGCGCGGCCTCCCTCGACGCGCTCTGCGGCCTCCTCGCCGAAAGGCACGCGCGCGGCGAAGGCACCGTCCTGCTCGCGGGCGGCACCGACTGGGTCGTCGAGCAGGAGCTCAAGCCCCCGCGCGGCGACGGCGCGCCCCTGCCGCTCGTCGTCGACATCTCTCGCATGGACGAGCTCCGCGGCATCTCGCTCACGCGGGGCCTCTTGCGTATCGGCGCGGCGACGACCTACCTCGAGATCCGGCAAAACCCCGCCGTCATCGAGCGCACGCCCCTGCTCGTGGCCATGGCCCGCGAGCTCGGCGCCCTCCAGATCCAGGCTCGCGGCACGCTCGGCGGCAACCTCGCCACGGCCTCGCCTGCGGCGGACGGCGTCGCGGCGCTCGCGGCGTACGACGCGACCGTCGTCGTGAAGAGCGTCCGCGGCGAGCGCCGCATCCCCTTCTCCTCGCTGCAAACGGGCTACAAGCAGGGCACGCGCGCGCCGGACGAGGTCATCGTCGCCGTGGAGATCGCGGTCCCGCCCGAGGGTTCGCCCTGGTTTTGGCGCAAGGTCGGCACGCGGCGGGCGCAGGCCATCTCCAAGGTCGCGCTCGCGGGCATCGCGGCGCGCTCCGAGGATCGGGCCGTGCGCTTTGGCCTCGGCATGGCCTCCGTCGCGCCGGTCACCGCCACGCTCCTGCAGACGCGCGCCCTCGTCCTCTCGCGGCCCCTCCCCGCGATCACGGCGCAGGACCTCGACGCCGCCGTCCTCTCGGACATCGCGCCCCTCTCGGACGTCCGCTCGACCCGCGAATACCGCCTGCACGCCGCGAAGGCCGTCGTGCGGGGCTTCTTGCGCGACCTCGGCGCGCCCGTCTGA
- a CDS encoding GNAT family N-acetyltransferase has translation MTEDFTFRLIRPEDDPAVAAVIRAVMPEFGADGPDFAIHDPEVSAMSAAYAGPRSAYFVVEMGGRIVGGAGLGPLEGGDADTAELRKMYFLREARGKGMGERLLRHVLDVAARERGYARVYLETLTGMDSAMRLYERLGFRRLDRQRGCTGHHGCNRFYMLDLVPAVTS, from the coding sequence ATGACCGAAGACTTCACCTTTCGCCTCATCCGCCCCGAGGACGACCCTGCGGTCGCCGCCGTCATCCGCGCCGTGATGCCCGAGTTTGGCGCGGACGGGCCCGACTTCGCCATTCACGACCCCGAGGTCTCGGCGATGAGCGCGGCGTATGCCGGGCCTCGCTCGGCTTATTTCGTCGTCGAGATGGGCGGGCGCATCGTGGGCGGCGCGGGGCTCGGTCCGCTCGAGGGCGGCGACGCGGACACGGCCGAACTCCGCAAGATGTACTTCTTGCGCGAGGCGCGCGGCAAGGGAATGGGCGAGCGCCTGCTCCGGCACGTCCTCGACGTGGCCGCGCGCGAGCGCGGTTATGCCCGGGTCTACCTCGAGACGCTCACGGGCATGGATTCTGCGATGCGCCTTTACGAGCGCCTCGGCTTTCGCCGCCTCGATCGCCAGCGCGGGTGCACCGGACACCACGGCTGCAATCGTTTCTACATGCTCGATCTGGTCCCCGCCGTGACCAGTTGA
- a CDS encoding PAS domain-containing protein: MSSELVTAVQAPMVSEDGALDAIERLAAMSKEEVDELPYGFVVLDEVGTILLYNRYESELSRLPPERVVGKNFFTEVAPCTRVEAFYGRFRALVQDEARQEEGFRFRFYFLHGAQDVAVQFVKAPPVMTQPLEQVGTAARLFMTVVRRPVAEVAEGEGGAEDAAPSEHAPSAGVL; this comes from the coding sequence TTGAGCAGCGAGTTGGTCACGGCCGTACAGGCCCCCATGGTGTCGGAGGACGGCGCGCTCGACGCGATCGAGCGTCTCGCGGCCATGTCGAAGGAGGAGGTCGACGAGCTGCCCTACGGGTTCGTCGTCCTCGATGAGGTAGGTACGATCCTGCTTTACAACCGCTACGAATCGGAGCTCTCGCGCCTGCCCCCCGAGCGGGTCGTCGGGAAAAACTTCTTCACGGAGGTCGCGCCTTGCACGCGGGTGGAGGCGTTTTACGGGCGCTTCCGGGCGCTCGTGCAGGACGAGGCCCGCCAGGAGGAGGGCTTCCGCTTCCGGTTTTATTTCCTGCACGGCGCGCAGGACGTGGCCGTGCAGTTCGTGAAGGCGCCGCCCGTGATGACGCAGCCGCTCGAGCAGGTAGGGACGGCAGCGCGGCTCTTCATGACCGTGGTGCGCCGCCCGGTCGCCGAGGTGGCCGAGGGCGAGGGCGGCGCAGAGGACGCAGCGCCGAGCGAACACGCGCCCTCTGCGGGGGTTCTCTAG